The Candidatus Hydrogenedentota bacterium sequence GGGGAGCAGTTCATGGTCAAGAAGATTAATGATCCAGCATTCGTTGCCTGACTTCGATTGTAAACGTCCGGTGAAGGCCATCTTCCGGCGTCGGCGGGTTTGTGGGAAAATGCGGTCGTCACATCAACGGGAGAGGAACGATGGCAGCGAAGAAGTTTGCGGACGCGGTCAGCCGGGAGTCGTTTTGGGGTGAGCATGTGGCGCGCTGGTCTTCGAGCGGTCAGTCCATCCTGGGGTATTGCAGGGCCCAAGGTCTGAGCGAGGGGTGTTTCCACTATTGGAAGAACGCGCTGAAACGTCGCGGGGCACAGAGCGCGGCGGGTGATGGGCCGCCCGTCTTTGCGGAGTTGAAGCTTGTGGGAACTCGGGAGGCGTGTATCGAGGTGCGTGTCGGGGACGCGCACCGGGTGCACGTGCATCCGGGGTTTGACGCGGATACGTTGAGGCGCGTGCTCGCGGTGCTGGAGCGCGCGGGATGTTGAGTGTTGGCCGCCATGTCGGGGTGCGGGTGTTCTTATGCCTGGCGCCGATGGACATGCGGCGCTCGTTCGACGGTCTGGCTGCGGCGGCGGAGCATGTGATGCGGCAGGCCCCGTTGTCGGGCCATCTGTTCGTGTTCCGGGGCCGGCGTGGAGACCGGGTCAAGATACTGTAT is a genomic window containing:
- the tnpB gene encoding IS66 family insertion sequence element accessory protein TnpB → MLSVGRHVGVRVFLCLAPMDMRRSFDGLAAAAEHVMRQAPLSGHLFVFRGRRGDRVKILYWDRDGYALWYKRLEKGVVKFPGGSGASLEVSAAELACILEGLELAQA